The DNA region GTTCTTCTGCCGCACAAAATGTCTCAATTTGGACCAACGATAGCGGTAGCCGATGTTAATTCGGACGGACTTGATGATTTTTACGTTGGGGGTGCTTCGGGCAAAAGCGGAGCTCTTTTTGTTCAAAACAGAACAGGGAGTTTTGATTCTATTCCGCAACTATCTTTTCTGAAAGATAAAATTTCTGAGGACCTTGGCAGTGTGTTTTTTGATATTGATAAAGATGGAGACCAAGACCTATTTGTAGTTAGTGGTGGTTACGAATTTCAGGAAAACAGCAAAAACCTTCAAGACCGACTATACCTTAACGACGGTACGGGTCATTTTAAAAAAGACAGCGGCAGATTACCAAAATACTTGGATAGCGGCTCCCAAGTAATCCCTGCGGATTACGATAATGATGGCGATATAGATCTGTTTATAGGAGGTAGACAAACACCCGGTAAATACCCTTCTCCGGCCAATAGCATGTTACTACAAAATGATAATGGGTATCTAAAGAATGTAACCTCTTCAAAAGCTCCGGACTTCAAAAATCTAGGTATGGTGACTTCCGCTCAATGGGCACACATTAATAATGATGACAAATTAGACTTGATTATTGTTGGCGAATGGATGCCTATTACAACTTTCTTGCAAACCGAAAACGGGATTTTTGAACGTACATCTATTGAAGGTTTAGATAAAACCAATGGTTGGTATTACAACGTCACCAAAGCCGATATGGATAATGATGGCGATGATGATTTCATTGTAGGTAATTTAGGTTTGAATTATAAATATAAAGCATCACCCAAACATCCATTTCAGGTTCATAGTGCAGATTTTGATAAAAATGGAAAGCAAGATATTGTCCTCAGTTATTTTGAAGAAGGAGAAGTTTATCCCATAAGAGGGCGGTCTTGTTCCGTGGAGCAAATACCAGAGTTAGACGCCAAATTCCCCACTTTTGAATCTTTTGGTGATTCTGATTTGAAAGATATATACGGAGACCAACTTAATGATGCCCTTCATTTATCGGCATATACTTTTGCTTCCTATTATATTGAAAATGTTGATGGAAAATCACTTCAACTACACGAGCTTCCAAAACTGGCGCAAGTATCTAGCATAAACACCATCCTTGCAGAAGATTTTAATAAAGACGGCCACAAAGACTTATTGATTGCCGGAAATTTATTTACCTCCGAGATTGAAACTCCAAGAAACGATGCCGGTGTAGGTCTTTTTCTTAAAGGCAACGGAAAAGGAGATTTTATTCCGATTACAACAGCAGAAAGTGGATTTTATACTCCTTTTGATGTCAAAGACATGAAAGTTCTTAAGACCGGTGATAAATCCAATATACTAGTTGGTAACAACGACCATTACTTACAACTTATAGGATGCAACTAAAGTCAGCAAGAAAACCTACTTGTCAGCTGGTATAATCTTTAAAGTTACCTCCCCTGCTTTCAAACCTTCGGAAGCAGCGGAAATAGTTACTTTATCTGCCTGAGCGTTTGATTGCACTATTAAAAGTGTCCTACCTTGGTCTGTCACAATTTTATTGGACTGAAAATCCTGAACATTTCTTTCCGAACCATTATCAACCCCAAGTAGCCTTACATCACCATGAACAGTAAAAATAATTTCTGAATTGAGGTGTCTTACCGGTTTGCCATCTTTATCTACAATTTGAGCTATAATATGAGCTGCATCATAGGTATTGGCACCTAATTCTGTCTTGTCTACGGATAGGTGAACCGCATAAGGTTCTTTCGCTGTTTTTATCTGCGCAATGGCATCCACTTTTTTTCCACCAATATAGCCTTCGGCCCTTAATTCCCCTTCGGTAAACGGAACGGACCATTTGTAAATATGATCCGCAAAATCTTCAAGGTTTTTTCGTCCTAAAGAAGTATTATTTAAAAAGAGCTCTACTTCATCACAATTGGAATATACCTCTACTACCGTTGGCTCGTTAGTATTGTAATTCCAATAGTCATTGGTTTCATACCAAAACCACAATGCTTTTTTCCAAGCATCTTTTTTCTTTTCTATGGGTTCTCCTACACTATTTAATTTAAAAATAGATTTATCCAAAGACTGTGTGGTAATATATAAATGAGGCTCATCGCTCCAAAGCGTTTTCATCATATGGTATGAGGTCTTTTCGAAACCTGCGGAATTCAGTAATCCACTATTCGTGCCTTTTTTTGGCCAGCCTCCGTTAGACTCACCCATATAATCAATTCCCGTCCACAAAAAGAGCCCGGAAATAAACGGACGTTCCATCACCGCTTTCCATTCATGCCATTGGGGAAGATTCTCCGTACCCATAATCACTTTGTCCGGATAATTTTTATGTCCGTAATCATAAATTACCCGTCGGTAACTATAGCCCACCACGTCCAAAGCATCTGCATAGCCTGATAAATGGCTAGCGGAAGGTAGAATGCAATTAGCAGTTACATAGCGTGTAGTGTCCAATTCCTTGGTCCATTTTGCCAACTTGTGAGCCGTTTTTCCTATATCATATTTTCCCTTGGGTAAAGTTTTCAATTTTTCATTTATCTGCTCTACGGAAAACGGTGGTTCAGAAAAGAAGTAATTGCCCTGCCATCCCATGTTGTTAAAGAAACCCGTGGCATCTGCATTTCTAGGATAGGTCCACTCTATCTCGTTACCGATGCTCCACTGTATAATGCTTGGATGGTTTCGGTGCGCCAATACGGTATTTTTTAAATCTTTTTCTGCCCATTCTTGAAAATGTTCAGTATATCCTCTTGTGATATAATCCACACTTTGTTCGTTCATGTTCTTTCTTTTGTCCTTGGGATTGTCCCACTCATCAAAAAACTCATCCTGTACCAGAAAGCCCATCTCATCGCACAAATCTAAAAATGCTTGGGAACCGGGATTATGCGAAATTCTAATCGCATTACACCCCGCTTCTTTTAACTTGGCCAAGCGTCTTCTCCAAACATCATCAGGAACTGCAGCACCTACCAATCCTCCGTCATGGTGCAGGCAAACTCCTTTAATTTTCATATTTTCACCGTTAAGGAAAAACCCTTCATTAGCTTCAAAACGGATGGATCGAACACCAAAGGTTGTTTCCTGTCGATCAATAATTTTTCCGTCTTGCACGATTGAGGTAATGGCTTTGTATAAATAGGGATTTTCAACACTCCATAGATTAGCATTTTCAATGAATATGGACTGTTGATGTGAAGTCTTCGTATTTCCAGCAATGGAAAATGTATTTGTTTGTTCATTGACTTTTTTCCCTTCTCTATCATAAATATCAGTTTGTATTTCAGCGTTTTTATTCTCTGAAAAATCGTTCTGGATATCAATTGCTACAGAAACTTCTGCCCTATTTTCATCTATTTTAGGAGTCGTAATGAACACGCCCCAGACAGGAATGTGCAATTTGTTTTTGACCAAAAGTTTTACATCTCGATATATTCCTGAACCCGTGTACCAACGGCTGTCGGCATAACGGGTTCTATCAACCTTAACCTCGATTAAATTCGAGTCTTTTTCCGAATTCAAATAAGGTGAAATGTTAAAATAAAAAGGAGAATATCCATACGGATGAGCACCGACCTTTTCTCCGTTCAAAACAACTTCCGAGTTATTATAAACCCCATCAAACAATATATATGCATTTTCATTCTCTTGTAGTTTTAATGGGAATTTCTTACGATATAACCCTGTACCTCCGGGAAGATACCCAGTAGCCCCTTCTCCATTTATGGAGTCAAAAGAAGCTTCAACACTCCAATCATGTGGAAGTCTTACGTTTTTCCAGTTGGCGGAGTTCCCAGTGGTGTCTACCAACTGAAACTGCCAATCGTAATTGAAATCAGTAGATACTTGTGTTAATTCTGTTGTAGCCCGTTTATCATTCGTGCAAGAAGTTAGCACGGAACCAATCAGTGTAAAAAACAAAAGATATTTTTTCATAACTCTATATTTACCATATCAATCAAAAAAGCCCAATTGAAAAGCTAATAACAATCGGGCTTACTACTAAAACAAACTAACTTTATTTTTGATGGAGAGCCGGCATTAACCTAATCCGTTCGCATAAGCCACAATTACAATTCCTGCAATCATACAACCCAATCCACCATATAATAGGTTTCTAGCTTTTGGTGAAGCGCTTATCCATTCCTTAGTTACCAAACCACTTACAATGGCCGTAGCAACAGAAGCTGTATTAAAAATTGCATACCCAACAGTATTTCCGGATGCACCAAGTTTAAATGCAGCATATGCAAAAAGAGCCGAGGCAGCATAATGAAAAACGGCCATGATCAGAATAAGAAATAGATTCTTTCCAAAAGCTGGCGTTTTGAAATCTCCCCATGCTTTTTTGGCATTTAACTGCCATAAGAAGTAAGCAGTCATAACGATACCCCCACTTAAAAAAATAGGAAACATAACAGCTACTGCTGTTATCCAATCGGCATTGCCCTGTGCTATGCTTGCCTCGTGCAAATATGGTCTTCCTGCGGCATTGGCATAACTGAAACCGGTAGCCAAAAGACCTCCAACAACAGCAATCATAATACCTGTTACCATAGAACCTTTATTGGAACCTCCTTTTTCCGTGGCGATTTTTTTCTCGTCCTTTTCTCGCGTAAGACCTGCCTTTCCGTTCAATATTACCCCAAGCAAGACCACCAAAATACCGACTAAAATGAAGGTTAATACATTAGATGGCGGTAAACCATCTTCTATGAACGGTAAAAGGGAACCTACTAAAATTATAGTTCCAATAAATATTGAAAAACCTAAGGAAAGTCCTATATGATTTATGGCTTTACTCCACATCATAACGCCTATTCCCCAAAGGAAACTGGTAAGTCCCATTTTAATCCAAATATCGGTTGGCATATTACCAAAAATTTCACCAAAACCCTGAATAAGAGTCACTGATGCTATAATGGGCACCACGAACATAGTCAGGAGAAAAAAGAGACTCCACGTATTTTCATACTTGAACCCCTTTGTAAATTTTTCGGGAAGGGCATAAAGGCCCAACATCAATCCGGCGAAAATCGCCCATAAAACTCCTTCGGTCATAACTTAAATATTTAATTGAAGTCAAGTCAACCACTACCGGCCCACCCGACTTTTATTGATTTACCAGTTGAATTTAAAAATAGTAGTACTGTTATAAACTTCGCCAACTTTTAGAATGCTCTGGGGAGCAGTGGCAATATTCGGTCCATTAGGATAGCGGTGGGTTTCACAACAAAATCCGCGATATTTGCCGTACTGCAAGCCGGATTCTCGTTTTAGTTCATCAGAAGTATATTTACCCGTATACAATAACATGCCGGGCTCTGTAGTAAAAACTTCCATAGAGCGCCCACTCTTAGGCTCGGATATTTCGGCCACTTTACCCAGTTCAAATCCTTTATCTTCAAAGAGGTAAAAGTGCTCAAAACCGTCGCCCATGGCATCATGTACTTCTTTTATGGTCTTTGCCGTACGCAAATCATCGGCTTTGCCCGCAACAGAAACATTCTCACCTGTTGCTGCACCGGTTTCATCCCAAATTTGTTTGGTATCCGAGTTTACCATTACGGAGTGAGCCTCTACATTTTCAGCAAAACCAGAAAGATTAAAATACGAGTGATTTGTAATGGTGAAAGGCGTGTCTTGGTCGGTTATTGCGCCATATCGTATTTTAAGTTCATTGTCATTTGTCAATGTAAAGGTCACTTGAACCGTAATATTTCCAGGAAAACCTTCTTCTAAATGAAGACTTGTAAGTTCCATTTGAATGTTAGCTAACTC from Zobellia alginiliquefaciens includes:
- a CDS encoding aldose epimerase family protein, whose translation is MRTDQTDFGVLNGETIQQYTLENDNGVRVKISNYGATITSILVPNKEGKAEEIVCGFDTFEGYFSDAYKANAPYFGGTVGRYCSQIKDAKFSLNGKDYELAKIVGDNNLHGGKVGFDKKIWKVSSFSNELANIQMELTSLHLEEGFPGNITVQVTFTLTNDNELKIRYGAITDQDTPFTITNHSYFNLSGFAENVEAHSVMVNSDTKQIWDETGAATGENVSVAGKADDLRTAKTIKEVHDAMGDGFEHFYLFEDKGFELGKVAEISEPKSGRSMEVFTTEPGMLLYTGKYTSDELKRESGLQYGKYRGFCCETHRYPNGPNIATAPQSILKVGEVYNSTTIFKFNW
- a CDS encoding L-rhamnose/proton symporter RhaT; this encodes MTEGVLWAIFAGLMLGLYALPEKFTKGFKYENTWSLFFLLTMFVVPIIASVTLIQGFGEIFGNMPTDIWIKMGLTSFLWGIGVMMWSKAINHIGLSLGFSIFIGTIILVGSLLPFIEDGLPPSNVLTFILVGILVVLLGVILNGKAGLTREKDEKKIATEKGGSNKGSMVTGIMIAVVGGLLATGFSYANAAGRPYLHEASIAQGNADWITAVAVMFPIFLSGGIVMTAYFLWQLNAKKAWGDFKTPAFGKNLFLILIMAVFHYAASALFAYAAFKLGASGNTVGYAIFNTASVATAIVSGLVTKEWISASPKARNLLYGGLGCMIAGIVIVAYANGLG
- a CDS encoding glycoside hydrolase family 2 TIM barrel-domain containing protein; translation: MKKYLLFFTLIGSVLTSCTNDKRATTELTQVSTDFNYDWQFQLVDTTGNSANWKNVRLPHDWSVEASFDSINGEGATGYLPGGTGLYRKKFPLKLQENENAYILFDGVYNNSEVVLNGEKVGAHPYGYSPFYFNISPYLNSEKDSNLIEVKVDRTRYADSRWYTGSGIYRDVKLLVKNKLHIPVWGVFITTPKIDENRAEVSVAIDIQNDFSENKNAEIQTDIYDREGKKVNEQTNTFSIAGNTKTSHQQSIFIENANLWSVENPYLYKAITSIVQDGKIIDRQETTFGVRSIRFEANEGFFLNGENMKIKGVCLHHDGGLVGAAVPDDVWRRRLAKLKEAGCNAIRISHNPGSQAFLDLCDEMGFLVQDEFFDEWDNPKDKRKNMNEQSVDYITRGYTEHFQEWAEKDLKNTVLAHRNHPSIIQWSIGNEIEWTYPRNADATGFFNNMGWQGNYFFSEPPFSVEQINEKLKTLPKGKYDIGKTAHKLAKWTKELDTTRYVTANCILPSASHLSGYADALDVVGYSYRRVIYDYGHKNYPDKVIMGTENLPQWHEWKAVMERPFISGLFLWTGIDYMGESNGGWPKKGTNSGLLNSAGFEKTSYHMMKTLWSDEPHLYITTQSLDKSIFKLNSVGEPIEKKKDAWKKALWFWYETNDYWNYNTNEPTVVEVYSNCDEVELFLNNTSLGRKNLEDFADHIYKWSVPFTEGELRAEGYIGGKKVDAIAQIKTAKEPYAVHLSVDKTELGANTYDAAHIIAQIVDKDGKPVRHLNSEIIFTVHGDVRLLGVDNGSERNVQDFQSNKIVTDQGRTLLIVQSNAQADKVTISAASEGLKAGEVTLKIIPADK